Proteins found in one Oncorhynchus gorbuscha isolate QuinsamMale2020 ecotype Even-year linkage group LG15, OgorEven_v1.0, whole genome shotgun sequence genomic segment:
- the LOC123997332 gene encoding carcinoembryonic antigen-related cell adhesion molecule 5-like — protein MEYPLVWVLILVLLNFTTDVSGQVVVPSMNPLDVGSNVTLNLVPKSPINIGTWSYETTIIVLFYPGGSIVSKSYRGRVSFNRSSAELSISSLQLNDSGRYTVQGMEPVLKAVVTLSVQEPISNVTLRANATDLVELNDTAMFTCSVSSGTSLSYRWLNGSSEVTASDHVRLGGGNSTLTIVSVTRYDEGPFRCEVTNGISNGTSQPIGLNVRYGPSNLTMMVVPEMTIGHTAYKTGSDITLSCSAQSKPAESYKWRFNGMFLNEQSPQLSLQSTRENQTGRLHLLSLQQCHTPIRHHEHNDKGQPISAVSLNRVGKPPILDQSFTLRCEVTEPVYYIYWLMNGQLISLNNRTFFSTGNKTMVINPIQFSDNGEYLCEAFNAVSNLTSMTYKLVVNFGPERPAITSLDIAMTGHNVTFNCSASSQPPSQFSWIFNDSQVAVGSVYETGPLTLANNGEYTCVAFNNVTGRNRTVSKMLIVVEPVTMAMVKAMGSQPILNQTFSLTCETSGTIYSIHWMRNGWPLYADNRTDFSMNNNTLTINSVQHSDNGDYKCFASNPLSNMTSRNYGLIVNYGPERPAVTSPDIAMTGHNVTFNCSASSQPPSQFSWIFKDSQVAVGSVYETGTLTLANHGEYTCVAFNNVTGRNSTVSKMLIVVAPVTMAMVKVMGAQPVADYLFTLTCDTAGTIYSIQWMKNSWPLYADNRTDFSMNNNTLTFNSLQDSDNGDYQCSASNPLSNMTSPEYRLIVNYGPERPVIMSPDIAMTGHIVTFNCSASSQPLSQFSWFFNGSQVETGSVYETVPLTLASHGEYTCLAFNNVTVRNSTVSKILTVIAPVTMIMVKIIGAQPILNERFSLTCGTAGTVYSIQWMKNSWPLYADNRTDFSMNNNTLTFNSLQDSDNGDYQCSASNPLSNMTSPEYRLIVNYGPEMPVITGPELGETGHNLTLNCLASSQPLSQFSWFFNGSQVATGSVYETGPLTLASQGEYTCVAFNNVTGRNSTASKMLTVVEAIKSVMVKLNKIPISSDNLTLTCDVTGRYDTIYWMKDNLSLVLNNTLNSDITISNNSLHFSPVKVSNDGNYQCVATNLFGPHTSPKYQLLVNYGPLSVNISGPVSVVVGSVITVTLRCSADSRPTSDYGWIFNNQSVLGTGPLMAVIASLENAGDYTCVAKNPVTNISMSKTISLDVPGHSPAPPFLSRVGLMLTALLALSLCL, from the exons ATGGAGTATCCTCTGGTGTGGGTTCTCATTCTGGTGCTGCTCAACTTCACTACAG ATGTCTCTGGCCAGGTGGTGGTTCCCTCGATGAACCCCTTAGATGTGGGCAGTAATGTCACCCTGAACCTAGTTCCCAAAAGCCCCATCAACATAGGGACCTGGTCATATGAAACTACAATCATCGTACTTTTCTATCCTGGTGGCAGTATTGTGAGTAAAAGTTATCGAGGCAGAGTCTCATTCAACCGTTCCTCCGCAGAGCTGTCCATAAGCTCTCTCCAACTCAACGACTCAGGACGATATACCGTGCAGGGAATGGAGCCAGTCCTGAAAGCTGTGGTGACTTTGTCTGTCCAGG AGCCCATTTCAAACGTGACTCTAAGGGCCAACGCCACTGATCTAGTAGAATTGAACGACACTGCCATGTTCACCTGCTCTGTCTCCTCTGGCACCTCCCTCTCCTACCGCTGGCTAAATGGCAGCTCAGAGGTCACAGCCAGTGACCATGTTCGGCTTGGTGGTGGGAACAGCACTCTCACCATAGTCAGTGTGACACGATACGATGAAGGGCCGTTTAGATGTGAGGTCACCAATGGAATCAGCAATGGCACCAGCCAGCCCATTGGCCTCAATGTTAGAT ATGGCCCAAGTAACCTCACCATGATGGTAGTTCCTGAGATGACCATAGGACATACAGCCTACAAGACGGGCTctgacatcactctgtcctgctCCGCTCAGTCCAAACCCGCTGAGTCCTACAAGTGGAGGTTTAATGGAATGTTCCTCAACGAGCAAAGCCCACAGCTCAGCCTGCAGAGCACCAGGGAGAACCAGACAGGAAGATTACACCTGCTTAGCCTACAACAATGTCACACTCCGATACGCCACCATGAGCACAATGATAAAGGTC AGCCGATATCAGCGGTTTCGTTGAACCGTGTTGGGAAGCCACCGATACTGGATCAGTCGTTCACTCTGCGGTGTGAGGTGACTGAACCTGTATACTACATTTACTGGCTGATGAACGGCCAGCTCATCTCCCTAAACAACAGAACATTCTTCTCTACGGGCAACAAGACAATGGTTATCAATCCAATCCAGTTTTCTGACAATGGAGAATATCTCTGTGAGGCCTTTAATGCTGTTAGCAACCTGACCAGCATGACATACAAGCTTGTGGTAAACT TTGGACCAGagagacctgctataactagtcTGGATATAGCAATGACAGGACACAACGTGACCTtcaactgctcagcctcctctCAGCCTCCCAGTCAGTTCAGTTGGATCTTCAATGACTCCCAGGTGGCGGTTGGCTCAGTGTATGAGACGGGCCCACTGACCTTAGCCAATAATGGAGAATACACCTGTGTGGCCTTCAACAACGTCACTGGCAGAAACAGAACTGTCTCCAAGATGCTCATTGTTGTTG AACCAGTGACCATGGCCATGGTGAAAGCAATGGGATCCCAGCCAATTCTGAACCAGACATTCTCTCTGACCTGTGAGACATCTGGAACAATTTACTCGATTCATTGGATGAGGAACGGCTGGCCTCTGTATGCTGACAACAGAACAGACTTCTCTATGAACAACAATACACTGACAATCAACTCTGTCCAGCATTCTGACAACGGAGACTATAAGTGTTTTGCCTCCAACCCACTCAGCAACATGACCAGCCGAAACTACGGACTGATCGTCAACT ATGGTCCAGAGAGACCTGCTGTAACTAGTCCGGATATAGCAATGACAGGACACAACGTGACCTtcaactgctcagcctcctctCAGCCTCCCAGTCAGTTCAGTTGGATCTTCAAAGACTCCCAGGTGGCGGTTGGCTCAGTGTATGAGACTGGCACACTGACCTTAGCCAATCATGGGGAATACACCTGTGTGGCCTTCAACAACGTCACTGGCAGAAACAGCACTGTCTCCAAGATGCTCATTGTTGTTG CACCAGTAACCATGGCCATGGTGAAAGTCATGGGTGCCCAGCCAGTAGCAGACTACTTGTTTACACTGACCTGTGACACTGCTGGAACCATTTACTCCATTCAGTGGATGAAGAACAGCTGGCCTCTGTACGCTGACAACAGAACAGATTTCTCTATGAACAACAATACACTGACATTCAACTCATTACAGGATTCTGACAACGGAGACTATCAGTGTTCTGCCTCCAACCCCCTCAGCAACATGACCAGCCCAGAATACAGACTGATCGTCAACT ATGGTCCAGAGAGACCTGTTATCATGAGTCCGGATATAGCAATGACAGGACACATCGTGACCTtcaactgctcagcctcctctcagcctctcagccagtTCAGCTGGTTCTTCAACGGCTCCCAGGTGGAGACTGGCTCAGTGTATGAGACTGTTCCACTGACCTTAGCCAGTCATGGGGAATACACCTGTTTGGCCTTTAACAATGTCACTGTCAGAAACAGCACTGTCTCCAAGATACTCACCGTCATTG CACCTGTGACCATGATCATGGTGAAAATCATTGGAGCCCAGCCAATACTGAATGAGAGATTCTCTCTGACCTGTGGCACCGCTGGAACGGTTTACTCCATTCAGTGGATGAAGAACAGCTGGCCTCTGTATGCTGACAACAGAACAGATTTCTCTATGAACAACAATACACTGACATTCAACTCATTACAGGATTCTGACAATGGAGACTATCAGTGTTCTGCCTCCAACCCCCTCAGCAACATGACCAGCCCAGAATACAGACTGATCGTCAACT ATGGACCAGAGATGCCTGTTATAACGGGACCAGAATTAGGAGAAACAGGACACAACTTGACCTTAAACTGCTTggcctcctctcagcctctcagccagtTCAGCTGGTTCTTCAATGGCTCCCAGGTGGCGACTGGCTCAGTGTATGAGACGGGCCCACTGACCTTAGCCAGTCAGGGGGAATACACCTGTGTGGCCTTCAACAACGTTACTGGCAGAAACAGTACTGCTTCCAAGATGCTCACTGTCGTTG AGGCTATAAAGTCAGTGATGGTGAAACTAAACAAAATTCCAATATCATCTgacaacctaaccctgacctgtgATGTCACCGGGCGCTATGACACCATCTACTGGATGAAGGACAACCTGTCTCTGGTCCTGAACAACACCTTGAACTCTGACATCACCATCTCTAACAACTCTCTGCACTTCAGTCCAGTCAAGGTGTCTAACGATGGAAACTATCAGTGCGTTGCCACCAATCTCTTTGGTCCACACACCAGCCCTAAATACCAGCTATTGGTGAACT atggcCCCCTGAGTGTGAACATCTCTGGCCCAGTCTCAGTGGTGGTTGGCTCAGTAATCACAGTCACGCTGAGGTGCTCTGCTGACTCCCGGCCAACCAGCGATTACGGGTGGATATTCAACAACCAATCAGTGCTAGGGACTGGTCCTTTGATGGCTGTTATCGCCTCCTTGGAGAATGCAGGGGACTACACTTGTGTGGCCAAGAACCCTGTGACCAACATCTCTATGTCCAAGACCATTAGTCTGGATGTCCCTG GCCACTCGCCTGCCCCTCCATTCCTGTCCAGAGTTGGTCTGATGCTGACGGCCCtgctagccctctctctctgcctctga